From Nicotiana tabacum cultivar K326 chromosome 22, ASM71507v2, whole genome shotgun sequence, one genomic window encodes:
- the LOC142175813 gene encoding pentatricopeptide repeat-containing protein At5g15340, mitochondrial-like encodes MVATALINMYAKCGRIDDAFRVFKVMPRRNIVTWNTMLSGLAMQGKGDMVLHLFAQMFREVKPDDVTFASLLSACSHSGLVVQGRHLIYSLESSYGIKLSAENYSCIVDLLGRAGHLEEAESRIRRMLIAPHEVVLGSLLGSCSVHKNLELGECLMKERKTRDLAIK; translated from the coding sequence ATGGTGGCAACTGCCTTGATTAACATGTATGCTAAATGTGGGAGGATTGATGATGCTTTTCGAGTTTTCAAGGTGATGCCTCGAAGGAACATAGTTACATGGAATACCATGCTAAGCGGACTGGCAATGCAGGGAAAGGGAGATATGGTATTGCATTTGTTTGCTCAGATGTTTAGAGAGGTCAAACCAGATGATGTAACATTTGCATCTTTGTTAAGTGCTTGTAGTCACTCAGGTTTAGTTGTTCAAGGTCGACACTTAATCTATAGCCTTGAATCATCATATGGAATAAAGCTTTCTGCAGAGAACTATTCTTGCATTGTGGATCTTTTGGGTCGGGCAGGACATCTTGAAGAAGCAGAGTCCAGAATCAGAAGAATGTTGATTGCCCCCCATGAAGTTGTGTTGGGATCACTATTGGGGTCATGCAGTGTCCATAAAAACCTTGAGCTGGGGGAATGCCTAATGAAAGAAAGGAAGACACGTGATCTGGCCATCAAGTGA